In Methanosarcinales archaeon, the sequence TTCTGTTCTTCATTAATGAATATTCCTTTAGTTGCAGACATGCAAGGAAGTTTAAGCAATGAAATGTTAGACCATGGATTTCTTAAAAAAGATAGCTTTATTTACAGAGGTATACATCTGTTTGAAAGAGCGTTAAACAGGTTTCCAGACGCTATTTTGGTAAGTTCAAATAGAATGGGTGATATTCTAAAGAGTGAATTCAATTATGCAGAAGATAAGATATTTGTTGTAGAAGACGGGGTAAATACAGAGGTTTTTCGCCCTGATATTGAAGTTACATCTCTTCGAAAATCACTAGGGATACCTGTAGGCAAAAAGATAGTTGTATTTCTTGGATTGCTTAATGAATATCAGGGTATTGACTATTTATTAAAAGCAATTCCATTAGTTTTAAAGAAATTCAAAGATGTTCATTTTCTAATTATGGGTTATCCGAATGTAGAAAAATACCAGAAAATTGCCATAGAACTGGGGATAAAAGACTTTGTGACTTTCACAGGAAAGATCGATTATAGCAGGGCAAATGAATATTTAGCTCTGGGGGATATTGCAGTATCTCCAAAAATATCTGAAACAGAGTCCAACGGTAAAATTTATAATTATATGGCCTCTGGACTCCCTACAGTAGTATTTGATAATGAAGTAAATAGAGACATATTAGACAATTTAGGTTTATATGCAACCCCAAAGAATTATTATTCTCTGGCTGATAAAATTTGTACGGTTCTTATGGACGAAGAATTCTCAAAAAGGCTTGCCATAGAAGTTCGTGAAAAGGCTGTAAGAGACTATTCATGGAAAAGAACAGGTGAGAAAATAATGAGTGTTTATAGAAGACTTCTGATAAATAATTGATCAAAATGATATGAAAAGAGATGTAGATAGACTATCTAATAAAATATATGATTTGCTGGTCATAGGTGGTGGTATTTACGGATCCACAGTTGCATGGGATGCTGCATCAAGAGGGTTATCAGTAGCATTATTAGACAAAGGTGATTTTGGGGGAAAAACTTCTTCAAACAGCCAGAAAATAATCCATGGAGGTCTAAGATATATTCAACATGGTGACATCAGCAGGATGCGAGAATCTATACGTGAAAGAGTGAACATGATGCGAATCGCACCACATTTGGTGCATCCAATGCCTTGTTTGATACCAACCTATGGTCGATTCATGAGATATGCTATGTTTCTAGCAATGAATATCTATGATATTTTAAGCTTAGATATCAAAAATTTGAAAGATCCTCAGAAACATATCCCCAGGGGTAAGATCATTTCTAAAGAGGAATGTCTTAGAATGGTTCCTGGTATTAAAAAAGAGGAGCTGACTGGGGGTGTGATCTGGTATGATGCACAGGTCTACAATACTGAGCGTATGGTTCTTTCATATATTCAGTCTGCTGAAAAAGCTGGAGCTGATGTGGCTAATTATGTTGAAGTGGTAGGTTTTTTAAAAAACGGAAGTCGTATAGAAGGAGTAAAAACCAGAGATTCACTTGACGGAACAGAAAGAGAGGTTCGGGCAAAAATTGTTTTAAATGCAAGTGGGCCATGGGTGGATCAGGTTTTGGATCTTGTGGAAACGCATGATTGCAGAATCCTTTTATCTAAAATGATGATTCTGGTTGTTGATCGCCAATTTGCAAAGAATTATGCATTTGGAATTCCATTCAAGACGAAATATAAGGATGATGACGCCATTGTAAACAAGAACTACCGTTTCCTATTTATTACACCATGGAGAGGTTATTCTTTAGTTGGAGCTATGCAACAGTTGTATTGCGGCAGTCCAGATTATTATAAGGTAAATGAGGACGATATTCAGAACTTCATTGAAGAAGTAAATAATGCTTTACCATATGCTTCGCTTACACGCAAGGATGTTTCATTTTATTATGGGGGTCTACTACCCATTGATAAAGTTAATCCAGACGGAGATATTAAAGTAACTAAACGTTATAAAATTTTGGACCATGAGGTAGAAGGGATCAATGGATTGATCTCAATTGTGGGAGTTAAATATACAACAGCCAGGGATGTGGCTTCGAAGGTAACTGATCTAATCTTTAAGAAACTTGAAAAGAAACCACCCAAATGTACCACCATGGAAACCCAAATTCATGGAGGAGAAATAGTAGAATTTAATGATTTTATTGAAAATGCGATTGAAAATAGACCTCATGAATTAAGTGAAGATATAATCCGGCATCTTGTCTATAATTATGGTTCTGAATATATAAATATACTAAAATATATTGATGAGAATCCCATTTTGGGTCAGAGGATAACTGATAATTCGTATGTTATTAAAGGTGAAATACTTCATGGGATCAGGGAAGAGATGGCACAAAAGTTATCCGATGTTGTTTTAAGGCGCACCGAGTTGGGCACTGCAGGACATCCGGGTGAAGAATGCCTGAAAACATGCGCCGATATAATGGCAAAAGAGTTAGGATGGAATAAAGTTAAAATTCAAGAAGAATTAAAAGACGTGAGAAAAATATATGCGGTTTGAGCTTATTAAGAAAGGATTATGAAAGTTTTTGTAACAGGCGGGACGGGATTTACAGGTGGTCATCTTGTCCGAAGGTTAGTAAAAGAGGGGCATGATGTAGGGGTACTTGCAAGAAAAACAAGCAACACTCAACTGCTTGAAAAACATGGAGTCGAAATAATTACTGGAGATATAACTGACAAGGACATGGTAAAGAAAGCAGTCAATGGTTTTGATAGGGTTTACCATATTGCAGCGATGTACCGAGAGGGGGGTGGAATTTCTGAAAAGCCATTTTGGGATGTAAATGTTGAAGGTACTAAGAATATGCTGGAAGCTTCAGTTCATGCAAATGTGGATCGTTTTATCCACTGCAGTACTGGCGGCGTTCATGGTAATATCTCAAAACCACCGGCAAATGAAAGCTATCCCTACAACCCCGGAGATGTATATCAAAAATCAAAACTTGAGGGAGAGAAACTCGCTTTAGATTACTTTGCCAGAGGACTTCCTGGAGTTGTAATACGGCCAACAGGTATTTACGGGCCAGGTGATCTCAGGTTCCTTAAATTATTTAAGTCCATCCAGACCGGAAAGTTCGTGATGATCGGAAACGGGGAAGTGTTATATCACCTTGTTTATATAGATGACCTGGTAG encodes:
- a CDS encoding SDR family NAD(P)-dependent oxidoreductase, producing MKVFVTGGTGFTGGHLVRRLVKEGHDVGVLARKTSNTQLLEKHGVEIITGDITDKDMVKKAVNGFDRVYHIAAMYREGGGISEKPFWDVNVEGTKNMLEASVHANVDRFIHCSTGGVHGNISKPPANESYPYNPGDVYQKSKLEGEKLALDYFARGLPGVVIRPTGIYGPGDLRFLKLFKSIQTGKFVMIGNGEVLYHLVYIDDLVEGFVLCGKKDIAVGQTYIIGGERYISLNKLVEIIANSLGVKEPKIRFPFFWPVWSAAL
- a CDS encoding glycerol-3-phosphate dehydrogenase/oxidase, whose product is MKRDVDRLSNKIYDLLVIGGGIYGSTVAWDAASRGLSVALLDKGDFGGKTSSNSQKIIHGGLRYIQHGDISRMRESIRERVNMMRIAPHLVHPMPCLIPTYGRFMRYAMFLAMNIYDILSLDIKNLKDPQKHIPRGKIISKEECLRMVPGIKKEELTGGVIWYDAQVYNTERMVLSYIQSAEKAGADVANYVEVVGFLKNGSRIEGVKTRDSLDGTEREVRAKIVLNASGPWVDQVLDLVETHDCRILLSKMMILVVDRQFAKNYAFGIPFKTKYKDDDAIVNKNYRFLFITPWRGYSLVGAMQQLYCGSPDYYKVNEDDIQNFIEEVNNALPYASLTRKDVSFYYGGLLPIDKVNPDGDIKVTKRYKILDHEVEGINGLISIVGVKYTTARDVASKVTDLIFKKLEKKPPKCTTMETQIHGGEIVEFNDFIENAIENRPHELSEDIIRHLVYNYGSEYINILKYIDENPILGQRITDNSYVIKGEILHGIREEMAQKLSDVVLRRTELGTAGHPGEECLKTCADIMAKELGWNKVKIQEELKDVRKIYAV
- a CDS encoding glycosyltransferase family 4 protein, producing MKILMIAPTPFFADRGCHVRILEETKALLSLGNQVTTCTYHNGIDIQGIDIRRIPKIPWYNKLEAGPSYHMLYLDLLLLFKSLNCVQRSKPDIIHAHLHEGAFIGTFCSSLMNIPLVADMQGSLSNEMLDHGFLKKDSFIYRGIHLFERALNRFPDAILVSSNRMGDILKSEFNYAEDKIFVVEDGVNTEVFRPDIEVTSLRKSLGIPVGKKIVVFLGLLNEYQGIDYLLKAIPLVLKKFKDVHFLIMGYPNVEKYQKIAIELGIKDFVTFTGKIDYSRANEYLALGDIAVSPKISETESNGKIYNYMASGLPTVVFDNEVNRDILDNLGLYATPKNYYSLADKICTVLMDEEFSKRLAIEVREKAVRDYSWKRTGEKIMSVYRRLLINN